Genomic segment of Aliarcobacter trophiarum LMG 25534:
TTCTATATCTTCATTTAATACATAAGATATAATCGCTAAATGTTCAAGTGAAAAATGTTGTTTGTTATAGTAAATTTCAGCACCACTTAAAAGTGAAGTTGATTTATGCCCTATTAGTTGGCTTAGTTTAAGTTGTGATAGCCTATGTTTTTTTCTTATTCTTGCTACATTCTTCCCAATATTCTTATAGAATTCTTCTTTTTTTTCTTCGGTAAAATCTTCTATATTTTTAAAATTTTCCATTAAATTTACCCTCTATTATTACAGAGTGATACTATTTGAATAAGTAAAAATTATCAATCTGTAATTACAGGTTATTATTTAAGGAATAATATTTTAAAAT
This window contains:
- a CDS encoding helix-turn-helix domain-containing protein → MENFKNIEDFTEEKKEEFYKNIGKNVARIRKKHRLSQLKLSQLIGHKSTSLLSGAEIYYNKQHFSLEHLAIISYVLNEDIEEFFKE